The Streptomyces sp. Mut1 genome window below encodes:
- a CDS encoding DUF4031 domain-containing protein, translated as MTLYIDPPNWPGHGRFWSHLVSDVSFDELHAFAASMGCPPRAFERDHYDIPDARYEDAVRAGAQQIGSKELVRRITEAGLRRPKHRPAPRV; from the coding sequence GTGACCCTCTACATCGACCCGCCGAACTGGCCGGGACACGGCAGGTTCTGGTCCCACCTGGTCAGCGATGTCTCGTTCGACGAGCTGCACGCCTTCGCGGCGTCCATGGGCTGCCCGCCCCGGGCCTTCGAGCGGGACCACTACGACATCCCGGACGCCCGATACGAGGACGCGGTACGGGCGGGCGCCCAGCAGATCGGCTCCAAGGAACTGGTCCGCCGCATCACTGAGGCCGGCCTGCGCCGCCCGAAGCACCGCCCGGCGCCGCGCGTGTGA
- a CDS encoding Cmx/CmrA family chloramphenicol efflux MFS transporter, with the protein MPLAVYILGLSVFALGTSEFMLSGLLPPIAEDMNVSIPRAGLLISAFAIGMVIGAPLLAVATLRLPRRTTLIALISVFGLGQVAGALAPTYEVLFVSRVVSAFACAGFWAVGAAVAIAMVPVNARARAMAVMIGGLSIANVLGVPLGAFLGENLGWRSAFWAVGAASAVALVGVMTLIPRIPLPAEKPQLRREMAIYRDRQVWLSVVLTALAAGGVFCAFSYLAPLLTDVAGLESGWVPTVLALFGFGALVGTTIGGRVADAHLFGVLLSGIAASTVFLAALALFASNQAAVIALSFLLGLSAFYTAPALNARMFNVAGAAPTLAGATTTAAFNLGNTGGPWLGGAVIDADFGFEATAWAGAAMTVAALATVVVSLRLQRARGSASRLVAAGSVGKGAAVESAADCAAG; encoded by the coding sequence ATGCCTCTGGCCGTCTACATCCTCGGCCTCTCGGTCTTCGCCCTCGGAACGAGCGAGTTCATGCTCTCCGGGCTGCTGCCGCCGATCGCCGAAGACATGAACGTGTCGATCCCGCGTGCCGGGCTCCTGATATCCGCCTTCGCGATCGGCATGGTGATCGGTGCCCCGCTGCTCGCGGTGGCGACCCTGCGGCTGCCCCGCCGCACCACGCTCATCGCGCTGATCTCGGTCTTCGGCCTCGGGCAGGTCGCGGGCGCGCTCGCACCGACGTACGAGGTGCTGTTCGTCTCCCGCGTGGTCAGCGCGTTCGCGTGCGCGGGGTTCTGGGCCGTCGGCGCGGCGGTCGCCATCGCGATGGTGCCGGTGAACGCGCGGGCCCGCGCCATGGCCGTGATGATCGGCGGGCTGTCCATCGCCAATGTGCTGGGCGTGCCGCTGGGGGCGTTCCTCGGGGAGAACCTCGGCTGGCGTTCGGCGTTCTGGGCGGTCGGCGCGGCCTCGGCGGTGGCGCTGGTGGGGGTGATGACGCTGATCCCGCGCATCCCGCTCCCGGCCGAGAAGCCGCAGCTGAGGCGTGAGATGGCCATCTACCGCGACCGGCAGGTGTGGCTGTCCGTCGTGCTCACCGCGCTCGCGGCGGGCGGGGTGTTCTGCGCGTTCAGCTATCTCGCACCGCTGCTGACGGATGTCGCCGGACTCGAATCGGGCTGGGTGCCGACCGTGCTGGCGCTGTTCGGGTTCGGGGCGCTGGTCGGTACGACGATCGGCGGCCGGGTCGCGGACGCGCACCTGTTCGGGGTGCTGCTGAGCGGGATCGCGGCGTCCACCGTGTTCCTGGCCGCGCTCGCGCTGTTCGCCTCGAACCAGGCGGCCGTGATCGCACTGTCGTTCCTGCTGGGCCTGTCGGCGTTCTACACGGCGCCGGCGCTGAACGCCCGGATGTTCAACGTGGCGGGCGCCGCCCCGACCCTCGCCGGGGCGACGACGACCGCCGCGTTCAACCTGGGCAACACCGGAGGGCCCTGGCTGGGCGGCGCGGTGATCGACGCGGACTTCGGGTTCGAGGCGACCGCGTGGGCGGGCGCGGCGATGACGGTGGCGGCGCTGGCGACCGTGGTGGTGTCGCTGCGGCTCCAGCGGGCGCGCGGCTCGGCGTCCCGGCTGGTGGCGGCGGGCTCGGTGGGCAAGGGCGCGGCGGTGGAGTCCGCCGCCGACTGCGCGGCCGGCTGA
- a CDS encoding HD domain-containing protein, with translation MTDSAQSLRIRWQEALVAARGGDEGPDPLPYADNLLARWAEPQRKYHTTAHLAAVLDRIDTLAGHAADADAVRLAAWFHDAVYRPDRSENEERSAVLAERALPEAGAPDAVTAEVARLVRLTVTHDPATGDANGEVLCDADLAILAAAPKEYGEYAAQVREEYGFVPDEAFREGRAAVLRQLLGLPRLFRTPYGAAEWEPRARQNLLTELELLTGA, from the coding sequence ATGACCGACAGCGCGCAGAGTCTCCGCATCCGATGGCAGGAAGCCCTCGTCGCCGCCCGGGGCGGCGACGAGGGCCCCGACCCGCTGCCGTACGCCGACAACCTCCTGGCGCGCTGGGCCGAGCCGCAGCGCAAGTACCACACCACCGCGCACCTCGCGGCGGTCCTCGACCGGATCGACACGCTCGCCGGTCATGCCGCCGACGCGGACGCGGTACGCCTGGCCGCCTGGTTCCACGACGCGGTCTACCGGCCCGACCGCTCGGAGAACGAGGAGCGCAGCGCCGTACTCGCCGAGCGCGCGCTGCCCGAGGCGGGGGCGCCGGACGCCGTCACCGCGGAGGTCGCCCGGCTGGTCCGGCTCACCGTCACGCACGATCCGGCCACGGGCGACGCCAACGGCGAGGTGCTGTGCGACGCGGACCTGGCGATCCTGGCGGCGGCGCCGAAGGAGTACGGGGAGTACGCGGCTCAGGTGCGCGAGGAGTACGGCTTCGTCCCGGACGAGGCGTTCCGGGAGGGGCGGGCCGCCGTGCTGCGGCAGCTGCTGGGGCTGCCCAGGCTGTTCCGTACGCCGTACGGGGCGGCCGAGTGGGAGCCGAGGGCGCGGCAGAACCTGCTGACGGAACTGGAGCTGCTGACCGGCGCGTGA
- a CDS encoding transporter substrate-binding domain-containing protein translates to MTGAARHRRAVTVTAAVATAVLYAAATGCDSEPESILSDRTEVGAKSDQPGTSFSPHDGEYNGFDISVVGTLMNMLGYDTPRFSGVLSKNRAKLLHDDHVQLVAATYSITPSRMAPKDKGGDDLDFVGPYASTQQGFLIRKDDRSIRTLADLDGKVVCVWKGTTSANELNKPAHDKIVKRTEEDASYCVKALKDKEVDAVSTDQLILYGFMQANPSLRVVPGIKFGEPNDYGIAMAKGHRKDCVRLRDALTQYIRQATSWERDFQNSLPAVPKETRDEAKPTEDEIMALSCVDRPGDSPAD, encoded by the coding sequence ATGACAGGAGCAGCCCGACACCGGCGGGCGGTGACCGTCACGGCGGCCGTCGCGACGGCCGTTCTGTACGCGGCGGCGACCGGCTGCGACTCCGAACCCGAGTCGATCCTCAGCGACCGGACGGAGGTCGGGGCCAAGAGCGACCAGCCGGGCACGAGCTTCTCGCCGCACGACGGCGAGTACAACGGCTTCGACATCTCCGTGGTCGGGACCCTCATGAACATGCTCGGTTACGACACTCCGCGCTTCAGCGGGGTGCTGTCCAAGAACCGCGCCAAGCTGCTGCACGACGACCACGTCCAGTTGGTGGCCGCGACCTACTCGATCACCCCGAGCCGGATGGCGCCGAAGGACAAGGGCGGCGACGACCTCGACTTCGTCGGCCCGTACGCCTCCACCCAGCAGGGCTTCCTGATCCGCAAGGACGACCGGAGCATCCGCACCCTGGCCGACCTCGACGGCAAGGTCGTCTGCGTCTGGAAGGGCACCACGTCCGCCAACGAGCTCAACAAGCCGGCGCACGACAAGATCGTCAAGCGTACGGAGGAGGACGCGAGCTACTGCGTGAAGGCGCTCAAGGACAAGGAGGTCGACGCGGTCTCCACGGACCAGCTGATCCTTTACGGGTTCATGCAGGCCAATCCGTCGCTCAGGGTCGTGCCCGGCATCAAGTTCGGGGAGCCCAACGACTACGGCATCGCCATGGCCAAGGGGCACCGCAAGGACTGCGTCCGGCTGCGCGACGCGCTCACGCAGTACATCCGCCAGGCGACCTCCTGGGAACGCGACTTCCAGAACAGCCTTCCCGCCGTCCCCAAGGAGACCCGGGACGAGGCCAAACCCACCGAGGACGAGATCATGGCCCTGTCCTGCGTGGACCGGCCGGGCGACAGCCCCGCCGACTGA
- a CDS encoding maleylpyruvate isomerase family mycothiol-dependent enzyme, with the protein MTEPRDPDLPGLLLRTERDLFVPLLRDASDRDFELRTACPGWTVRDVLAHCGAALNRVVEGRFERGVFSPESNDRDIADRAGWTNAQVVDELERGMTEAGPVVAASGGAMDGIALGEWVHAGDVREAFGLRGAYEGPGLGPALALLAAVTRARETLPLTARLTGAATELTLGARRDDRKPARYTGDGATLIRLYAGRPLTGTRYELDGARESELNIF; encoded by the coding sequence GTGACCGAACCACGTGATCCCGACCTGCCCGGTCTCCTCCTGCGCACGGAGCGCGACCTCTTCGTGCCGCTGCTGAGGGACGCATCCGACCGTGATTTCGAGCTGCGCACCGCCTGCCCCGGCTGGACCGTGCGGGACGTCCTCGCGCACTGCGGGGCCGCCCTGAACCGGGTGGTGGAGGGCCGCTTCGAGCGGGGGGTGTTCAGCCCCGAGTCCAACGACCGGGACATCGCGGACCGGGCCGGCTGGACGAACGCGCAGGTGGTGGACGAACTGGAGCGCGGTATGACCGAGGCGGGGCCGGTCGTCGCGGCCTCGGGCGGTGCGATGGACGGGATCGCGCTCGGCGAGTGGGTGCACGCCGGGGACGTCCGCGAGGCGTTCGGCCTGCGGGGCGCCTACGAGGGCCCGGGGCTCGGCCCCGCCCTCGCCCTCCTCGCGGCCGTGACCCGTGCCCGGGAGACGCTCCCGCTCACCGCCCGGCTGACCGGCGCCGCGACCGAGCTGACGCTCGGCGCGCGACGGGACGACCGGAAACCGGCCCGGTACACCGGGGACGGGGCGACCCTGATCCGCCTGTACGCGGGCCGGCCGCTGACCGGTACGCGGTACGAGCTGGACGGGGCGCGCGAGAGCGAGCTGAACATCTTCTGA
- a CDS encoding GNAT family N-acetyltransferase gives MIDGKLVRIRALRASDLDAHLRWRNDPEVVHWAAGGDPHYGPITRESLERFHDARLRQDPRVEASFTVEDLADGRPIGTADYRDIDPFAGEATVGIVIGERSHWGGGYGSEALRLLLKHLFGACRVRRVELDTWSGNERAMRAFRGAGFVEEGRRRSAVRVGDQWYDRVVYGLLYEEWAERRRGH, from the coding sequence ATGATCGACGGAAAGCTGGTCCGCATACGTGCCCTTCGTGCCTCGGACCTCGACGCCCATCTCCGGTGGCGCAACGACCCCGAGGTCGTGCACTGGGCCGCTGGCGGAGACCCGCACTACGGCCCCATCACTCGCGAGTCGTTGGAGCGCTTCCACGACGCCCGGCTCCGCCAGGACCCGCGTGTCGAGGCCTCGTTCACGGTCGAGGACCTGGCCGACGGCCGCCCCATCGGCACTGCCGACTACCGGGACATCGATCCATTCGCGGGGGAGGCGACGGTGGGCATCGTCATCGGCGAACGCAGCCACTGGGGAGGCGGATACGGTTCCGAGGCCCTGCGGTTGCTCCTGAAGCACCTGTTCGGAGCGTGCCGTGTGCGGCGTGTCGAACTGGACACCTGGAGCGGTAACGAGCGCGCCATGCGTGCGTTCCGGGGCGCCGGCTTCGTCGAGGAAGGACGGCGGCGCTCCGCCGTCCGCGTCGGCGACCAGTGGTACGACCGGGTGGTCTACGGATTGCTGTACGAGGAGTGGGCGGAGCGCCGGCGCGGGCACTGA
- a CDS encoding AraC family transcriptional regulator has protein sequence MDAATAQSLDRAAEIVSRHARDQARAQTLGLRLSHVTAATEPGYQHYTPSLSTVLAGRKRTLIGGDDQVWGREKFIITPVGLPLVSSVVETDPQRGFLAARWQLDPNLVAEVAAVMPRKAHPAGRMDRLGMWSPALADAFARLLALLDEPEHIPVLGPLISREIVLRLLQTDQAPRVLAALDDGDPVVPRAVSLLTDRMAEPWSMRTLAAEIRTSEPTLYRRFKEATSMTPTQYLKRLRLGEARHRMVVLGESAAQAAIAVGYRSVPHFTRDYRHLYGASPAADGTRLREQLRRGGFGGLPGSGDAQPPPPSEH, from the coding sequence ATGGACGCCGCGACTGCCCAGAGCCTCGATCGAGCGGCCGAGATCGTGTCGCGGCATGCCCGGGACCAGGCACGGGCGCAGACGCTCGGTCTCCGGCTCAGCCATGTCACCGCCGCGACCGAGCCCGGATACCAGCACTACACCCCGTCCCTGTCCACGGTTCTCGCGGGACGCAAGCGCACCCTCATCGGCGGTGACGACCAGGTCTGGGGCCGGGAGAAGTTCATCATCACTCCGGTCGGCCTGCCGCTCGTCTCCAGCGTCGTCGAGACCGACCCGCAGCGGGGCTTCCTGGCAGCCCGGTGGCAGCTCGACCCGAACCTCGTGGCGGAAGTCGCCGCCGTGATGCCACGCAAGGCGCACCCTGCGGGGCGAATGGACCGGCTGGGCATGTGGTCACCCGCCCTGGCCGACGCCTTCGCACGGTTGCTCGCCCTGCTCGACGAGCCCGAACACATCCCCGTCCTCGGCCCGCTGATCTCACGGGAGATCGTGCTGCGCCTGCTGCAGACCGATCAAGCGCCCCGCGTCCTCGCCGCACTCGACGACGGCGACCCCGTCGTACCCCGTGCCGTGAGCCTGCTGACCGACCGCATGGCCGAGCCGTGGTCCATGAGGACGCTCGCCGCCGAGATCCGCACCAGCGAGCCGACCCTGTACCGACGCTTCAAGGAAGCGACCTCCATGACACCCACGCAATACCTCAAGCGCCTTCGCCTCGGCGAGGCCCGCCACCGCATGGTCGTCCTCGGAGAATCCGCAGCACAAGCGGCCATCGCAGTCGGCTACCGAAGCGTTCCCCACTTCACCCGCGACTACCGTCACCTCTACGGAGCATCACCGGCGGCGGACGGCACCCGCCTGCGAGAACAGCTGCGCCGGGGAGGGTTCGGTGGCCTGCCCGGTAGCGGCGATGCCCAGCCTCCCCCGCCCTCGGAGCACTGA
- a CDS encoding SDR family NAD(P)-dependent oxidoreductase, with protein METNEQLLASLPSDTALAGRTALVTGSSSGIGEATARVLAASGAEVVVSGRDAGRAQSVVDRIVKDGGRAHAVTADLGAEPADIRAFAQRAQDALGGAVDILVNNAGVYPGLRTETLTDEEMQALWATNIRAPHVLVAELAPRMAERGTGVIVNIGSWMARVGVPFKALYPATKAAVEQLTRAWAAEYGPRGVRVNTVAPGATATRGTSAGADQLAELTKGTPAGVPVRPVDIAHAVRFLASDQAAFVHGATLDVDGGIAATRLR; from the coding sequence ATGGAAACGAATGAGCAGCTTCTCGCCTCCCTTCCCTCCGACACCGCGCTTGCCGGGCGTACCGCGCTGGTCACCGGGTCGTCGAGCGGGATCGGCGAGGCCACCGCCCGGGTTCTCGCTGCCTCGGGTGCCGAGGTCGTCGTCAGTGGCCGCGATGCCGGGCGGGCACAGAGCGTCGTGGACCGGATCGTCAAGGACGGCGGGCGGGCCCACGCGGTCACCGCGGACCTCGGCGCCGAGCCCGCCGACATCCGTGCCTTCGCCCAGCGCGCGCAGGACGCCCTCGGCGGAGCCGTCGACATCCTCGTCAACAACGCGGGTGTGTACCCGGGCCTGCGTACCGAGACGCTCACTGACGAGGAGATGCAGGCGCTGTGGGCGACCAACATCCGTGCCCCGCACGTGCTGGTCGCCGAGCTGGCGCCACGCATGGCCGAGAGGGGAACCGGCGTCATCGTGAACATCGGTTCGTGGATGGCCCGGGTGGGCGTCCCCTTCAAGGCGCTGTACCCGGCGACCAAGGCGGCCGTGGAACAGCTGACCCGGGCCTGGGCGGCGGAGTACGGTCCTCGTGGCGTCCGCGTGAACACCGTCGCGCCGGGAGCAACGGCCACCCGCGGCACGTCTGCCGGCGCGGACCAGCTGGCCGAACTGACGAAGGGAACCCCTGCCGGGGTCCCCGTACGGCCTGTCGACATCGCCCACGCGGTCCGCTTCCTCGCCTCCGACCAGGCGGCGTTCGTCCACGGCGCGACGCTCGACGTCGACGGCGGGATCGCAGCCACCCGCCTGCGCTGA
- a CDS encoding heavy metal translocating P-type ATPase: MSAQTAATTAAGAAAEVDLTIGGMTCASCAARIEKKLNRMDGVTATVNYATEKAHVSYDEDADVSVQDLIATVEKTGYTAHEPAPPARTTDVSSAAPAEEADELRPLRQRLITAVLLAVPVIAMAMIPPLQFDNWQWLSLTLAAPVVTYAGWPFHRAAWTNARHGAATMDTLISVGTSAAFLWSVWALFFGTAGMTGMTHPFELTIGRSDGAGNIYLEAAAGVTAFILAGRWFEARSKRKAGAALKALMELGAKEVTVLRGGREVTVDTADLRVGDRFLVRPGEKIATDGVVVEGGSAVDASMLTGESVPVEVAVGDAVTGATLNAGGRLVVEATRVGADTQLARMAKLVEDAQNGKAAAQRLADRISAVFVPVVIVLALGTLAFWLIDGAGLTAAFTAAVAVLIIACPCALGLATPTALMVGTGRGAQLGILIKGPEVLESTRRVDTIVLDKTGTVTTGRMTLQTIHTTPTTTETDVLRLAGALEHASEHPIAQAIATGATDRTGAPLPTPEDFTNAPGLGVQGIVEGHAVLVGREQLLAQWEIRLPAELARRKAEAEAAGRTAIAVAWDGEARAVLEVADAVKDTSADAIKRLRRLGLKPILLTGDNRAVAESVAAEVGIDQVYAEVLPQDKVDVVKRLQSEGRSVAMVGDGVNDAAALAQADLGLAMGTGTDAAIEASDLTLVRGDLRTAADAIRLARRTLGTIRTNLFWAFAYNVAALPLAAMGLLSPMIAGAAMAFSSVFVVGNSLRLRGFRAGA, from the coding sequence ATGTCCGCGCAAACCGCGGCCACCACCGCTGCCGGCGCCGCCGCAGAGGTCGATCTGACCATCGGCGGCATGACGTGCGCCTCGTGCGCGGCCCGTATCGAGAAGAAGCTCAACCGGATGGACGGCGTCACCGCCACCGTCAACTACGCCACCGAGAAGGCCCACGTCAGCTACGACGAGGACGCCGACGTCTCCGTACAGGACCTCATCGCCACGGTCGAGAAGACCGGCTACACCGCGCACGAGCCCGCTCCCCCGGCCCGTACCACCGACGTCTCCTCCGCCGCCCCCGCCGAGGAGGCGGACGAGCTGCGCCCGCTGCGGCAGCGCCTGATCACGGCCGTGCTGCTCGCGGTACCGGTGATCGCGATGGCGATGATCCCGCCGCTCCAGTTCGACAACTGGCAGTGGCTCTCCCTCACCCTCGCGGCCCCCGTCGTCACGTACGCCGGCTGGCCGTTCCACCGGGCGGCGTGGACCAACGCCCGGCACGGCGCGGCCACGATGGACACGCTGATCTCGGTCGGTACGTCGGCCGCGTTCCTGTGGTCGGTGTGGGCGCTGTTCTTCGGCACCGCCGGGATGACCGGCATGACGCACCCCTTCGAGCTGACCATCGGCCGCAGCGACGGCGCCGGGAACATCTACCTCGAAGCGGCCGCGGGCGTCACCGCGTTCATCCTCGCCGGGCGCTGGTTCGAGGCCAGGTCCAAGCGGAAGGCGGGCGCCGCGCTGAAGGCGCTGATGGAGCTGGGCGCGAAGGAGGTCACCGTCCTGCGCGGCGGACGCGAGGTGACCGTGGACACGGCGGATCTCCGGGTCGGTGACCGCTTCCTGGTCCGGCCGGGCGAGAAGATCGCCACGGACGGCGTGGTCGTGGAGGGCGGCTCGGCGGTGGACGCGTCGATGCTGACCGGCGAGTCCGTGCCGGTGGAGGTCGCGGTCGGCGACGCGGTGACCGGCGCCACGCTGAACGCGGGCGGCCGGCTCGTCGTGGAGGCGACCCGGGTCGGCGCGGACACACAGCTGGCCCGGATGGCGAAGCTGGTCGAGGACGCGCAGAACGGCAAGGCGGCGGCGCAGCGGCTGGCCGACCGGATCTCGGCGGTGTTCGTCCCGGTGGTGATCGTGCTCGCGCTCGGCACGCTGGCGTTCTGGCTGATCGACGGGGCCGGCCTGACGGCCGCGTTCACGGCGGCGGTGGCGGTCCTGATCATCGCCTGCCCCTGCGCCCTGGGCCTCGCGACACCCACCGCCCTCATGGTCGGCACCGGACGCGGCGCCCAGCTCGGCATCCTCATCAAGGGCCCCGAAGTCCTGGAATCAACCCGCCGCGTCGACACCATCGTCCTCGACAAGACCGGCACCGTCACCACCGGCCGCATGACCCTCCAGACCATCCACACCACCCCCACCACCACCGAAACCGACGTCCTCCGCCTCGCCGGAGCACTCGAACACGCCTCCGAACACCCCATCGCCCAAGCCATCGCCACCGGAGCCACCGACCGCACCGGAGCCCCCCTCCCCACCCCCGAGGACTTCACCAACGCCCCCGGACTCGGCGTCCAGGGCATCGTGGAGGGCCACGCGGTCCTCGTGGGCCGCGAGCAGCTGCTCGCCCAGTGGGAGATCCGTCTCCCGGCGGAGCTGGCCCGCCGCAAGGCCGAGGCGGAAGCGGCCGGCCGTACGGCCATAGCGGTGGCCTGGGACGGCGAGGCGCGTGCGGTCCTGGAGGTGGCCGACGCGGTGAAGGACACCAGCGCGGACGCGATCAAGCGGCTGCGCCGGCTGGGCCTGAAGCCGATCCTGCTGACCGGCGACAACCGGGCGGTGGCCGAGTCGGTCGCGGCCGAGGTCGGGATCGACCAGGTGTACGCGGAGGTCCTGCCGCAGGACAAGGTCGACGTCGTCAAGCGCCTCCAGTCCGAGGGCCGTTCGGTGGCCATGGTCGGTGACGGCGTCAACGACGCGGCCGCCCTCGCCCAGGCCGATCTGGGCCTGGCGATGGGCACCGGCACCGACGCGGCGATCGAGGCGAGCGACCTGACCCTGGTGCGCGGGGACCTGCGGACGGCGGCGGACGCGATCCGGCTCGCGCGCCGGACGCTCGGCACCATCCGTACGAACCTGTTCTGGGCCTTCGCGTACAACGTGGCCGCGCTGCCGCTGGCCGCGATGGGGCTGCTGAGCCCGATGATCGCGGGCGCGGCGATGGCGTTCTCGTCGGTCTTCGTGGTCGGCAACTCGCTGCGGCTGCGGGGGTTCAGGGCGGGGGCCTAG
- a CDS encoding copper homeostasis protein CutC, which produces MSNRAVLEVIALDAEDAVAAQAGGADRLELVTDMAADGLTPSCATFAAIRAAVDIPLRVMLRVADGFAAGDIDVLVRKARELRAEGADEFVLGFLDADGNPDLVAVERLVAELDGCRWTFHRAIDRAADRDALRKALADLPGLDTYLTAGSAAGVDDGIPTLVVEAARKGEPGYEPQILVGGGLRLEHLPELLDAGIDAVHIGGAARTGGWSGAVAEAAVREWRDVLDA; this is translated from the coding sequence ATGAGCAACCGTGCAGTCCTGGAGGTGATCGCTCTCGACGCGGAGGACGCGGTCGCTGCCCAGGCGGGTGGTGCGGACCGGCTTGAGCTGGTCACCGACATGGCGGCGGACGGCCTCACCCCGTCCTGTGCGACCTTCGCGGCGATCCGGGCCGCGGTGGACATCCCGCTGCGCGTGATGCTCAGGGTCGCCGACGGCTTCGCGGCCGGCGACATCGACGTACTCGTACGCAAGGCGCGCGAGCTGCGCGCCGAGGGCGCGGACGAGTTCGTGCTCGGCTTCCTGGACGCGGACGGCAACCCCGACCTGGTCGCGGTCGAGCGGCTCGTCGCCGAACTGGACGGCTGCCGCTGGACGTTCCACCGCGCGATCGACCGGGCCGCCGACCGGGACGCCCTGCGCAAGGCCCTCGCGGACCTGCCGGGCCTGGACACGTACCTCACCGCCGGTTCGGCCGCCGGGGTGGACGACGGCATCCCCACGCTGGTCGTCGAGGCGGCCCGCAAGGGTGAGCCGGGGTACGAGCCGCAGATCCTCGTCGGCGGCGGTCTGCGCCTGGAGCACCTGCCGGAGCTGCTGGACGCGGGCATCGACGCCGTGCACATCGGCGGCGCGGCGCGGACGGGGGGCTGGTCGGGGGCGGTGGCCGAGGCCGCGGTGCGGGAGTGGCGGGACGTGCTCGACGCGTAG